The following nucleotide sequence is from Pedobacter sp. PACM 27299.
GTCGCCTTTAATTTTTGTCTGAATGGGGTCAACGTTAAAAGTTAAGTATCCATCATTCAGATATAAACTGGAAACGTCATCACTATTTGGACTACCTCTTAGTTTCCGTTCTAATTTTTCCTCACTGAATACCTCTCCTTTTTCGATGCCTAAAATACGCTCCAGGTCTTTTCCGGAATACTTTGCATTTCCTACCCAGGAGATGTCTCCGAAATAGTATTTAGGACCTTCAAATAAGTCGATCTTAATTCCGATAGATTTATCGTTGTAACGGTAAATACTGTCTTTTAGAATCACCGCATCACGGTAACCTCTGTCCTGAATTTTAGCAATCAGTGTTTTCTTATCCTCGTCGTATTTTTCTTTATTGAATTTACCTGATCCGAAGACTTTATAGAAAGCCTGTTGTTTTGTTTTCTTTAAGAACTTACGCAGTTTCGCATCCGAAAAAACTTCATTTCCTGTAAAATTGATCTCATGAACTTTTACCTTACGGCCTTTGTCTACGATCACTTCCAAAATCACATGGTTCTCCTGATTTGGATCTGGTTTAGTCTTATAATTTACCGTAGTAAAGAAATAACCTTTCTCTAACAAGTACTTTTTAATGGTACTGGTGGTTGAATTGTATAAGTTTTCGTTGATAATAGATTTCGTAGACTTCGCATTCAGTTTCTCCAGGATGTCTGTTTTCTGAGATTTACTCACACCTTGAATATCAAAAGAGGAAAGGCGCGGACGCTCTACCACTTCAATATCAAAGTAAACTGAATCACCGTCGATCTTAGCAATGTCTAATTTTACATCATCAAATAATCCTTGTTCCCAAAGGATTTTAATTGCGTTTGCTGTTGCTTCACCAGGAAGTACAATGCGTTCCCCTTTAATTAATTTTGAAAGGGTAATGATCACGTCTTTATCTAGAAATTTCGTTCCAGTCAGGGTTACATCTGCGATAGTGTATTCCTTGGGGTTAAAATAATCCAGATCCAGACCATTAACTTTTAATGTAGGAGTTGCAGGATTGGACTGAGGACGGATCTGTGCCATTGTTGGTAAACCAATCAATAACAATAGTATGAGTTGATATATTCTTTTCATTTACAATCTAAAAATCGATGCTAAGTTAATTTAAACACATGTTAAAAAGTGTTAAAAGTAAAATTAGTTCAGTTGTTCACTAATTTTACCGAAGCGGCGTTCGCGTTTTTGGTAGTCTACAATGGCTTCAAAAAGGTCTTCCCTTCTGAAGTCTGGCCAAAGCTTATCGGTAAAATACAGTTCAGTATAAGCCATTTGCCAAAGCAGAAAATTACTCACCCGATGTTCTCCACTGGTTCTGATCATCAGTTCCGGATCAGGAATATCGGTGGTAGTGAGCTGGGCAGAAAACAGTTCTTCATTGATGGCATCGATTTCAATCTCCTGATCTTTAACTTTTTGAGCTATTTTTTTAGCAGCTTCAAGGATTTCCCATTTCGCGCTGTAACTCAAGGCAAGAGTAAGGGTACAACGGGTATTTTTCGCCGTATTGTCCATCGCACTTTTCAAGTCATCGATACACTTTTGAGGAAGTGAGGCAATATCGCCGATGGCATTTAACCGGATGTTATTTTTGTTGAGTGTAGCGGTTTCCTGATTAATGGTAGAGATCAGTAATTCCATTAAAGCATTTACTTCTTCAATAGGTCTATTCCAGTTTTCAGTAGAAAAAGCATATACAGTCAGGTGTTTAATGCCGATATCGGCACAGCCTTCCACAATATCTTTCACAGAGAGTACTCCACTTTCATGGCCGAAATGCCTGAATTTGCCTTGATTTTTTGCCCATCTCCCGTTTCCATCCATGATGATAGCGATGTGTTCAGGCAGGCGTGTAACGTCAATTTGTTCTTTAAATCCCATTTATGATTGCAAATATGCTTAAAATGTATAACATTTTTGGGACACAAAGGTATAAGATATGCCAATACCTACAAACATATAAGTATCTCTTTTTCTTAAGTCTCCTCTTTGGGTCCCGTAAAGATTAGCTCCTGATCCTGAAGGGTCTGCAAGATGCTGACCAATTCTTAAAAGTTCAGGAGTATTCAATACCTCCAGATTAGGGGCAGCATACCTGCCGCTCACATCATCCAGGTAATCTGTATAAGCCGTCCGGTAGCCGATTTGGGAGAATAATCCCCAATTATCTTTCAGTCTTACCTTAAAGCCAACACCATAAGGCACTGTTAATGCCACATTCTTATAAGCTTCTTTTTGTCCTTCAGTGCGATAAAAGCGCAGCTGATATTCACTGACTTCCGTATCCGGGGCAACCTGGTATTTCCCGATCGGATTGAACCAAACCCCTCCTATTCCGGCAAATATATAAGGTGTAAAATTTTTAGTCCCCCCACCTGCAAAATATTCAAAGAAATTGAAATCTACCTGCAGACTGATTTCATTTAAAGCGGTTTTAAAATTAAGCCCTCTTTTCTGGAATTGCTCATTATCGGAATGCAAGTCGTTTTCTTTGATTTTGCCG
It contains:
- a CDS encoding isoprenyl transferase, producing MGFKEQIDVTRLPEHIAIIMDGNGRWAKNQGKFRHFGHESGVLSVKDIVEGCADIGIKHLTVYAFSTENWNRPIEEVNALMELLISTINQETATLNKNNIRLNAIGDIASLPQKCIDDLKSAMDNTAKNTRCTLTLALSYSAKWEILEAAKKIAQKVKDQEIEIDAINEELFSAQLTTTDIPDPELMIRTSGEHRVSNFLLWQMAYTELYFTDKLWPDFRREDLFEAIVDYQKRERRFGKISEQLN
- a CDS encoding type IX secretion system protein PorG, yielding MPYRTQIFCFFALIFIGSPAFAQNLEFGLIAGGAGYMGDLNQSKPLKISGLSAGANVKVNFDPYWTLGLHYSYGKIKENDLHSDNEQFQKRGLNFKTALNEISLQVDFNFFEYFAGGGTKNFTPYIFAGIGGVWFNPIGKYQVAPDTEVSEYQLRFYRTEGQKEAYKNVALTVPYGVGFKVRLKDNWGLFSQIGYRTAYTDYLDDVSGRYAAPNLEVLNTPELLRIGQHLADPSGSGANLYGTQRGDLRKRDTYMFVGIGISYTFVSQKCYTF